Sequence from the Rhodococcus jostii RHA1 genome:
CCGCCGCGAGCATGCCCCGCACCGTGCGCCGCGGGTCAACGGCACCCCGGCGGGCCGGCCGCATCCGAATGGCCGGGCGGGTCGGGGGCCGCGGGCGCAGGGCGGCGATCAGTTCGGCGAGGTGCGCGCGTTCGGCCGCGGTGAGGTCGGCGATGTCCCGGTGGCGCAACACCTCGGTGTCGTCCGCGGCGACCCGCAAATGCGGCGCGTCCCCACCGGTGTCGCCGCCGTCGGCCGTGGTCAGAGCGGCCGCCGTGGCGCGGCGAGGCTGTTCCCCGGACCGCGGCGTGCGCGCCGGGACGCTGCCGCCGAACCAGCCCGCGAACGCCGAGTCGTACCGCGAGATGTCGTCGGGACCACGGCACAGCGTCGCGCGACCCGCCCAGTACACCTGACTCGGATCGCCCACATCCACCTGGTGGAGGGCCCGCGTGAACGCGGCGACGGCGTCCGACGCGACCGACAGTCCCGCCGCCGCGAGGGCGTGCGCGAACCCGGCGATGCCCACGAGCGGGTCGCCGATGTCCGGGGTCGTGGACGTGCCTCTCATCTCGCCAGGAGCCGGTCCAGTCCGGCACGGGCCACCCGTTCGAGGTCCTCGCGGTACTTGAGGACCGCGCCGAGCGTCGCGGCGGCGGTCTCCGCGTCCAGCACGTCCCGATCGAGTTCCCGCAGTGCGCGGGCCCAGTCCAGCGACTCGGCCACTCCCGGCGGCTTGAGCAGTTCCATCTCACGCAGGGAGTGGACGGCCCGGGCGACCTGACCGGCGAGTTCGGCCCCGATGCCGGGGATGCGGCGGCGCAGGATCGCGACCTCCCGCGCCAGATCGGGGTGTTCGAGCCAGTGGTACAGGCAGCGGCGTTTGAGGGCGTCGTGCACCTCACGGGTGCGGTTGGAGGTGAGCACCACCAGCGGCGGTGTCGCCGCCCGCACCTCGCCGAGTTCGGGGATGGTGACGGCATTCTCGTCGAGCACCTGCAGCAGGAATGCCTCGAACTCGTCGTCGGCGCGGTCGATCTCGTCGACGAGCAGCACACACGGCGCTTCGGTGAGGGCCCGCAGCAAGGGGCGCGCCAGCAGGAACCGCTCGGTGTACAGCGAACGTTCGACCGTGTCGGCCTCGAGCAGGCCGTCGCTCGCCGCCTCCAGCGTCCGCAAGTGCAGCAACTGTCGCGGGAAGTCCCAGTCGTAGAGCGCCTGCGCGGCGTCGATGCCCTCATGGCATTGCAGGCGGATCAGCGGCAGTCCGAACGCCTCCGACAATGCGGCTGCGAGCGACGTCTTGCCGGTGCCGGGTTCGCCCTCGCAGAACAGCGGACGTCCCATACGTATGGCGAGGAACGCGGCCATCGCGACGCCGTCGTCGGCGAGGTATCCGGTGGCGTCGAGCGCCCGCGCCAGTTCCGCAGGCGAACCGACCGTCGGCGTGGAATCACTCACGCCCGCGAGCCTAGGTGAGTGCCCGGCCCCGGATACGCGACTCGGACAACCCCGCCTGTGGTCAACCCTCCGGCTCCACCCTGCCGCGGTCCTCGCTCAACCGCCGGAACATCGCGGTGGCACCGAATCTCGCGGCCGCCCGTTCGACGAGTCCCGGCGCGATCTGCGCCAGCGCGAGCAGCGGGCGGATCGGTGCTCCGCTCTCCACGATTTCGGGCCGGTCACGCTGGATTGCCCGGATCACGGCGGCCGCGACCTTGTCGGTGCTGGTCTCGCCCGTGATCCGGCCGGCCCTGATTCCGCGTTCCGTCATCCGCTGGTACATGCCGTCGCCCGCGATGAATCCGGGACACACGACGGAGAAGCCGACGGGCGAGCCCGCGTACTCCGCGCGCAGCGACTGGGTGAGACCGATCAGCCCGGCCTTCGTCGCCGCATACGGCGCGCAGTACGCCGGACCGATCTTCGCCGCCAGCGACGAGATGAACACCACGTGACCGCGACCGCGGCCCAGCATCCCGGGCACCACTCGGCGCGTGAGAAGCAGTGGCGCGGTGAGATTCACGTCGACCATCGCGGTGAGTTCGCCGGGCTCGAGTCGGGTGAAGGCCGAGACGTTCTCCACGCCGGCATTGTTCACGAGGAGGTCGAGGGGACCGACCGCCGCCTCGGCGCGTTCGACCAGCGAATCGAGCTCACCGAGTCGGTTCAGGTCCGCGGGCACGGCCTCGGCGCGCACACCGAGCGCACGCAATTCTCCGACGACTTCCGCGAGTCGGTCCTCACGCCGCCCGGACACCGCGACGGCGACGCCCTCCCGGGCGAGGGCCCGGGCGACGACGCGGCCGAGACCGCCGGAGGCGCCGGTCACCAGAGCCGTGCGTCCCTGCAGTTGCTTCATTCCTCCGAGCTTTCGCGCTCGGTGGAGGGGAGTCAACGCTGTGACGCCCCGCATACGGCACGATGGACCGGTGGTTCACGTCATCGACATAACAGATCCGGCCGACACCAGGCTGGACGACTTCCGCGATCTCAATTCCTCGGACCGGCGTCCCGACCTCCCCGAGGGCAAGGGCCTGGTGATCGCGGAAGGCGTGCTGGTGGCGCAGCGCCTGCTCACCTCCCGGTTCGACCCGATCGCGCTGCTCGGCGTCGATCGGCGGCTGGAGGAACTCACGGACGACCTCGCACACGTGGACGTGCCGTTCTACCGGACGACGGCGGATGTCATGGCCGAGGTCGTCGGGTTCCACCTCAATCGGGGCGTGCTCGCGGCGGCGCGTCGCCCCGCGCCGCTCGAACTGCCGGACGTGCTCGAGCACACCCGGACGGTCGCGGTGCTCGAGGGCGTCAACGATCACGAGAACCTGGGCTCGATGTTCCGTAACGCGGCAGGGCTCGGCGTCGACGCCGTGGTGTTCGGCAAGGGCTGCGCCGACCCGCTGTACCGCCGGGCGGTCCGGGTGTCGATGGGGCACGTGCTCCGGGTCCCGTTCGCGCACGTCACGAAGTGGCCACACGACCTGGACGCTCTGCGGGAGCGGGGTTTCCAGCTGATCTCGCTGACCCCGAACCCCGAGGCGGTGACGCTCGCCGAGGCGATGACAGGGGAGAAGGTGGCGTTGCTGCTGGGCGCGGAAGGCCCCGGACTCACCGAACACGCCATGCGCGCCACGGACATTCGTGCCCGCATCCCGATGGCACCCGGAACGGACTCGCTCAATGTCGCGACGGCGGCGGCGATGGCGTTCTACGAGCGCGTCCGCACGGGTCGGTGAGAATGCTGCACCCTCATTCCCCGTATCCGCAGCCGACGGGAACACCGTGGTTCACGGGACTTCTCGTGGCCGGGTTCGCCGCGGTAGTGGTGGCGGTCGCGATCATGGCCTTCGGCTCGCAGCTCGCCCGGATCCACCTCGCCCTGGCGGTGGTCCTCGAACTCGTCGTGGTCGCCGGGGTCGCACCGTCGGTGTGGCGACTGCGCCGGACGCCGGTCTGGCGGTGGCTGGTGTACGGGGCCGCCGCCGGAGTTGTCGCCGGCTGGACGGCGCTGCTCGTCGGCGTCGCCTGACTGCGCCTTGCTTCGGGCCGGAGTCGTCAGAACCCGAAGTAGCGGCGGAGGAGTCCGCCTTTGCGGGCCGTCGGCGGAGCGGGCGCGGCCACCGGGCCGGGTGCGGGGGCGGGTTGTTCCACCTCTGCTTGTTCCACCTCGGCGGGAGGCTCGACCTCGGGACCCTCGCCGGGCGGGTGAACGGTGAAGCCGAGCACGATGAGCGCCTTCGGGTCGGTCTCGGTGTCCTCGGGGGCGCCCGTGTACCGGAAGCCCAGCCATTCCCGGTTGGCGCCCTCGGCGAACTGCTGCGGGTGGAACGGCAGCGACTGCGGGTCGGGCAGGACACCCGCCGGATGTTTCAGCGGAAAGTCGCCCGCCCAGAACGGCCTCTCCCACACCAGGGGGAGGCCGAGGTCCTCGTGGATGTGAACCGGCGTCGCGCTGAACGACCGCGTCAGGTGCCCGTCCTCCCACATCGCGAACGAGCCCCACGCGATGTCCGGCTTGGACGCCACGTAGTACGTCTTTGCGAATTCGGTGGGCCGGACGCGTGTTTCGGGCAGAGTCGACGGCCGGGGGACGGCCAGATCGGGTCCGCATACGACGGTGACGCCGGGGTAGGAACCGATGTGCACGGTCCCGGCGGAGTCGAGCCGTGCGGCCTCGGCCAGCGGAACCGGGCCGGTGGGGGTGGCCACCAGGTCGGGATAGAGACGGGAGGCGAGTTGCTGCGCTGCGCCCGGATCAGGCTCCGGGTGGCCGCGCAGCACAGCCGCAGGGTCGGGGACGTCGACGTACCAGATCGTTGATACCTTGGCCCCCACGGTCATCCCTCTCTTCCGGTGTCTTCCTGAAAGAGTACGACCTCGACCGTGTTCCCGGCCTGCTCACCGCGCAAACGGTCAGCGTCCGCTGCTGCGGACACCGAGCAGGACGTCGTCCCAGGACGGGAGGGCGGGTTTGCCGCGCTTGTCCTTGTTGTTCGTCTGGTGCGGGGCGATCTTGGGTGCGGCGGGCTCTTCGGACGGGGCGGGCTCGTCCTCGGGTTCCTCGGTGACGTCGGCCTCGATGATCTCCTCGGGCTCGATTGTCGGCACCTCCACCTCGGTGGGGAACTCGGCGAGTTCGAGTTGCTCCGGCTCGTCGGACGCCACCGGCGCCAATCCGCGGAGCGGACGGCCGAAGTCGGGATCGATGAGGTCGAACGCGGTGTCGTCGAGCGCGACGATGGTGCCACCGTGCGCGTCCGGCTGGTACCGCCAGTGCGCCGCGTTGGTGGTCCGCCCGGCCTGCCACTGCAGCTGGGCGACCCAGTGATTGTCCTCGTCGCGCCACGCGTCCCAGGTGGCGTCGTCGATGTTGTGCCCCCGAGCGCGGAACGCCTGCGTGACGATCTCGGCGAGAGTGGGAACGGCGGGGCCGTTGTCGCGGACCGGGTGTCCGCCCTGCGCCATCTCGGCCGCACGGGAGCGTTCGAGCAGAACCGGATACGCGAAACGCTCCACCTTCGCCAGGGGGATGCCGGCCTCGTCGGCCACCTGTTCGACGGAGGCGCCGGCACGGATGCGGGCCTGGATTTCACGGGGCCTGAGCTGACTGTCCATTTCGATCTCAATCTGGCCGAGTCGAGCGATGTCCCCGCGGGATGCGGCGCGGAGTTTGTCATCGGCGGGAAGCCGGAATTTTTCGCCGGTACTGGCATCTGCGCACACGACGTGCGATCCATCTGGCTCGAGACCGATCACTCGAAGCTCTCGCACGTTGACCTCCTTATCGCGCCGGCTCGCGACTTTGCACCTGGGCAACTGTAATTCATTCGTGACAGCCCGCGCGGCAGGACACGCGCGGGTAAATCCCGTCCCGGCGTCGCGGCCGCGCTAGGCTTCGTCGTTTCGTGATCGGCCCTTCCTGCGGGGTGTGCGCTGCCTCGTGCGGGTGGCTTCGACCGGGTCGATCGCCGGTGCAGACCAGTGTTCGGCCAGCGCGAGGCTGGGTTCGCGGCCCGACGCGACGTGCCGGTACGCGATCTCGGCGGCGCGGTCGGCGTCGCCCGCAGCAATGGCCTCGTACAACTCGGCGTGCTCGTCACATTGCTGACCGGGATCGCGTTCCTTGGTGAGGTGGAACAACCACTGCACGCGCGTCGCGAGAGGTTGCAGCATCGACTGCAGCAGCGGACTGCCGGACATCTCCACGATGACGGCGTGGAATGCGGCGTTCGCGGCGGCGATGGCGGGCTTGTCGTCGCGCGCTGTGGCCGAACGCGCCGCGGTGAGTTGGTCGCGCAGTGACGTGAGGTGGGAGTCGTCCGCTCGCTGCGCGGCGAGCCGGGCCGCGAGCACCTCGAGGCTTTCGCGGACGTCGAAGAGGTCGCGGACCTCGTCGACGCCGAACGGGGCGACGATCGCTCCGCGCCGCGGGACGATCACGACGAGTCCGTCGGTCTGGAGCTGTTGCAGGGCCTCGCGCAGCGGGATCCGGGACACCTGCAGTTCCGCGGCGAGGTCGCGTTCGATCAGGCGCTGGCCCGGCGCGAGCTGCAGGTTGACGATGCGCCTGGCCAGTTCTTCGTACGCGGTCTCGCGCAGTGACTTCGGCGCCGACGCGTCGGTTGCACCGTTCACGTGGTCTCCTGTCGTCGTGGTGGCCACGTCAGCCACCGTAGAGCGCACAAGCGCGCCGCCCTCGGGTGGATGCGGGTCCTTACGTCTGTGTAACACGGCGGAAATGACGCGCCCCCAAGATTCAAATAACGGTATACCGCTAACTGTGGCGGTTCCTGAGTCAAGGAGTCCAGCGCGTGAACACGACCCTCTCCGCCCGAGCCCGAACCCTCGTCCCCGCGCTGTGCGCGGCCGCGACTCTCGCAGCTACCCTGACGGCCTGCGGGTCGTCGGACGCAGGCACCGCCTCCGGTGACACCCTCCGCGTCGGGGTGTTCTTCCCCGGCTCCGTCTCCGACACGGGCTTCATGGAATCGGGGTATCTCGGCTACCAGCGTCTCGAGGAAACCCTCGGTGACCGGGTGGAGCTGAGTTACGTCGAGCAGGTCGCCGCCGCCGACTACCAGCAGGCCCTGGTGCGCTTCGCGACGGCGAACGACCTCGTCGTCTCGCTCGGCGGTCAGACGGACGCCGACGTCCGCAAGGTCGCACCCCAGTTCCCCGACGTGAAATTCGTCGAGATCGGCGGACCCGCCGACGCGTCCCCGCTGCCGAATCTCGCCTACTACGACCCGCAGCAGGCGGAGGCCGAGTTCCTCAGCGGAGCGGTCGCGGCGACGGCGTCCAAGACCCCGTCCGTATCGTTCGTCGGCGGCGTCGAACTGCCCGCCATCGTGAACGCCGCGAAGGCCTTCGGCAACGGCGCCGAGTTCGCGCGGCCCGGCACCCAGGTGCTCACCCCGCAGTACCTGGGCGATTTCAACGACCCGGCCAAGGCGAAGCAGGCCGCGCTCGCCAACTACGGCGCCGGCGCGGGCGCGGTGGGGCAGATCGTGAACCTCGGCAAGTCCGGGCTGGAACAGGCCGCCGCGCAGTCGGGCGCGCTGATGGTGGGCGGCCCGATTCCCGGCGACTGCTCGAACCCCGCCTACGTCGGCTACGTGCACACCGACATCGGCAAGGAAGTGGAATACGCCGTCCAGTCCACCCTGGACGGAACGTGGAAGGCCGAGAACGTGGCGTTCGGCCTGACGTCACCGAACGGCGGCACCGACTTCGTGCTCTGCAGCGCCGACCCCGCCGTCGCCGACGCACTCGGCAAGGCGAAGACCGCCCTGGCCACCGGTGCCGTCGAGCCCTACCGAGCGGGCTGACATGAGCACACCAGCACTGCAGCTCAACGGAATCGGGAAGAGCTTCGGCGACGTCCGGGCCCTCCGCGGTGTCGACCTGTCGGTGCAACCCGGCACGGTGCACTGCATCCTCGGGGAAAACGGGGCCGGGAAGTCGACGCTCTGCAACGTGGTGTACGGCGGTCTGTGGCCGGACACCGGAACGATGACCCTGGCCGGTCGCCGATACGCGCCCGGTTCGCCCGCGGCCGCGATGGCGGACGGCGTGGCGATGGTGCACCAGCACTTCAGTCTCATCGGCACGATGACCGTCGCCGAGAACCTGCTGCTCACCGGACGGGGACTGCGACTGCGCCGCGCGGAACTACGGACCCGCCTCGATCGACTCGCCGACGACTATCACCTGAGGATCGATCCGGACGCGCTGGTCTCCGCCATGCCGATCGGTGCGCGGCAGAAGGTCGAGATCGTGAAGGCCCTGCTCGCCGACCCCGCGCTGATCCTGCTGGACGAGCCGACCGGGGTACTCGATCCCGGCGAGATCGATGCCCTGATCGAGACGTGCCAGGCGGTCGCGGCGGCGGGCAAGGCGGTCGTCCTCGTCACCCACAAACTCGGTGAGGTGGCCCGGGTCGCGGACGCCGCGACCGTGCTGCGCGGAGGTGAGGTCGCAGGTGGGGGCCGCATGTCGGAGCTGACGATCCCCCAGCTGACGATGGCGATGGTCGGAAGACCGGTGTCCGAACTCGGTCCGGCGCTCGCCGCGGGCGTCGGTACGGAGAGCGACAGCGGCGCGATGCCCGAGCGGCGGGCGACCGGCCCCGTCGTCCTCGGGCTCCGCGGCGTCCGCGCCACCCGGGTGGACGGCAGTGTCGCCCTGTCCGGCGTGGGGCTCGAGGTGCGGGCCGGCGAGATCGTCGGAATCGCGGGCGTCGAGGGGAACGGGCAGAGCGAACTGGTCGCCGTGCTCTCCGGTGCCACCCGACCCGAGTCGGGCACGGTCACGCTCGGCGACGCCGACATCACGTCGGCATCCCCGGCCGAACGCACCCGCCTCGGTCTCGGGGTGGTGCCGGAGGACCGCCACCGGGAGGCGATGGTGGCGGAACTGTCCCTGTCGGAGAACCTCTTCCTCGGCCGCCTGCACCGCTTCCGCCGGATGGGCCTGCTCGACCGAAGTCGGATGGATGCCGCGGCCCGCGACCTGATCGAGCAGTTCTCGGTACGGACACCCGGACCGGGAACCTCCATGGGTGCGCTGTCGGGAGGCAATCAGCAGAAGGTCGTCCTGGCCCGCGAACTGTCCACGGAGAAGCTGCAGTGTCTGGTCGCGGCGCAGCCCACCCGCGGACTCGACATCGGGGCGGTCGAGTACGTCCTGAACCAACTCCGCGGCTGCGCCTCCTCGGGAAACGCAGTCCTGGTCGTGTCCAGCGAGATCTCCGAACTGCTCGCGCTGTGCGACCGCATCTTCGTCAGCTACCGCGGGGCCCTGCTGGGGCCCGTCGACACGGCGGCGGCCTCTGCGGGGCAGCAGATCGGTGAACTGATGACGGGAACGGCGGCATGACTCGACTTCGAACCTGGGCACATCACCCACTTCCGGTGGCGATCGCCGCGATCGCCCTCGCGGGACTCGTCGGAGTGCTCCTCGCCGCGGCCGCGGGTGCCACCGTGACCGAGACCGCCGAAGCGCTGTCCGAGGGGATGTTCGGCAGCAGCTACGCGATCGGAGTCTCGCTCAACACTGCTGCGGTGCTGGCTCTCGTCGCGGCCGGATTCACCGTCGCGCACCGGGCCGGACTGGTGAACGTCGGCGGTGAGGGCCAGCTGTGCGTCGGGGGCATCGCCGCGACCGCGGTCGGCACCACGCTGGGGGCGGGCACTCCCGCGCCGATCGCCGTCACCGCGGTTCTCCTCGCCGCGGCCGGTGCCGGGTGGGCATGGGCTGCGATCGCCGCGTACCTGAGGGTCCGCCGGGGCACGAGCGAGATCATCACGACGCTGCTGCTGAACTTCGTCGGCCTCGCGCTGGTGCTGCTGATGGTGCACGAGCCCAGCCTCCTTCGTCAGCCCGTCACGTCCTCGGAGACACTGCCGCAGTCCGCGCCGCTGATCGAGTCCGCGCACCTGCCGTTGCTGGGGATCGAGCGTTCGCCGGGAACGATCGCGCTGTGGATCGCCGTGGTCGCGGTGCTGATCGTGGGCGTGGTCCTGCGCCGGACGGCGGTCGGCGTGCGACTGCGCTCGGTCGGCCTGAACCCGGACGCGTCGGCGCGGCTGGGACTGCAGGTCGGGCGGCTGCGCTTCCTCAGCCTGTCTTCGGCAGGCGCGTTCTCCGGGCTCGCGGGCGGGATCCTCGTCGCGACGGCACCGTTCGTGCTCGTTGAAGGATTCTCCTCCGGCTATGGGTTCTCCGGGCTGGTCGTCGGACTCCTGGCGCGCGGTTCCATGCTCGCCGTCGGCGCCGTGTCGCTGCTCCTCGGATTCCTCGTGTCCGGCGGAATCAATTTGCAACTCGCAGCCGGTGTTCCGGCATCGACCGTCTCGATCGTGGAATCGCTCATGATCATCCTGATCGCGGGAGCGGTGCTGTGGACCGCGACGGGCCGGAGATCGAGATCCGCGGCCGCGCCGACGGCGAAGACCCACGACGTCCCCGACCTGGCAGGAGCGAAGAAATGATCGACACGGTGTCGGACATCGCCGTCAGCGGCGTGGGATTCGCACTCCCGATCCTGGTGGCCGCGAGCGGGGAACTGGTGAGCGAGCGGGCAGGCGTGCTGAACCTCAGCCTCGAGGGCATGATGCTGACCGGGGCGTTCGCCAGCGTGCTCGGCGCCGTCACCACCGGATCCGCGGTGGGCGGTCTCGCGGCCGGACTGGCGGCCGGGTTGCTGTTCGGGCTGCTGCAGGCATTGCTGAGCGTCACGTTGCGGGCCGACCAGATCGTGGTGGGCATCGCGAGCAACGCCCTCGCGCTCGGTGTCACCACCTACGGCGCCCGGCTGCTGCTCGCGGACGGCAAGGGGCAGAACGCCCCGGGATTCGCGGCACTCGAGATCCCGCTGTTGCACCGGATCCCGATCCTCGGACCGGCTCTCTTCTCCCAGACGGCACTCGGCTACCTCTGCATCGCCGTGGTCGGGCTGCTGGCCGTCATCCTGTCGCGCCGGACGCGGACCGGTCTCGTCGTCGACGCGGTCGGGGAGGACGCCAAGTCGGCCGACTGGAGTGGACTGCCGGTGCGGAAGGTCCGCTACCTGTGCGTGCTCGTCGCGGGACTGGTGGCGGGCTTGGCCGGGGCGCAGCTCGCGCTGTCCGAGGTGCGGTCGTTCAGCGACAACATGACCGCCGGAATCGGATACCTGGCCGTCGTGGCCGTGATCGCGGGCAGGTGGCGCGCACTCGGCGTGATCTGCGCGTCCGTGTTCTTCGGGATCGCGCAGGCGCTCCAGTTCGCGTTGCCCGCCCTCGGTGTCAGCGTGCCGTTCGCCCTGCTCGTCATGTTGCCCTACGTGATCGCGATCGTCGCGGTCAGTGGATTCCTCCGCAACAGCCGCTCACCCGCAAACCTGACCGTCGCGTTCGCGCGCACGTCCTGATCGATCTCTCTGCGAGGAAACTCTTGTGACACTGATCCTTTCCCACTCCGACGTGGCCGGCCTCATCGACCGCGCCGAGGTGTTCGCCGCGGTGGAACGGGCGCACGCCGACCTGGCCGCGGGCAGGGCGTTTGCACCCGCCCCACCCGCTATGACCCTGCAGTCCGCGGCGTTCATCCCGATGGTCGCGGCGGCGACCTCGGCCGGCGCGGCCGCGGTGAAGATGCTCGTCGATCTTCCCGGCAACGCCGCCCGCGGTCTGCCCGTGCAACGTTCGGCCGTGCTCGTGACGTCCGCGGACACCGGCGAGTGCGAGGCGCTCCTCGACGGCCGCCTGATCACCGCCGTGCGCACCGCCGCCGCCAGCGCCGTGGCCACGCAACACCTCGCGCGCCGAGGCAGCCGGGTGCTGGGATTGGTGGGCGCCGGGACCCTCGCCGTCGAACACGCCCGGGCGATCACCCGGGTGTCGGACGTCGAGACGGTGCTGGTGTGGTCGCGCTCGGACGCAACGGTCGAGGAATTCCGCAGCCGGACAGAGGATCTCGGAATCTCGGTCAAGCCGATGGACTCGCCCGAGGCGGTCACCCGGTCTTCCGACGTTCTCTGCACACTCACACCGTCGAGGGACCCGATCGTGCGGGGAGCCTGGTTCGGCGAAGGCTTGCACGTCAACGCCGTGGGCGCGCCGCCGCGCGCGGACCACCGGGAGGTCGACGGCGAGGGCATGCGGCGTGCCCGCGTGGTCGTCGACTCGGTGGCCACCACGATGACCAAATCGGGGGAGACGCTGCTGGCGCTCGCCGAGGGCGCGATCATCGAGGACGACGTCGCCGTGGAGTTGGGCGACGTCATCGCGGGCCGCACCGTCGCCCGCACATCCGATCGGGACATCACGCTGTACAACTCCGTCGGGATCGGCCTCCAGGACCTCGCCGCGGCGCGCATACTGATCGACAGAGCCCGGGAACGGGGCGTCGGAACAGAAGTGGATCTGAGTCGATGAGCCAAAGCGATGTCGACGACGTGGACCTAGCGCACCTGCGGCGAGCCATCGAACTCGCCGACGAGACGGGCGACGCGGGCAACAGACCGTTCGGTGCGGTGGCGGTCGGGGCCGACGGTCACGTGATCAGCGAGGGCGCCAACTCCGTCGCGACGTCCGCCGACGTCACCGAGCATGCGGAACTCGACGCGATCACCACCGCCTGCGGTGAGGGACGAACCGGCGACCTCGTCGGCGCCACCATGTACGCCAGCGGCGAGCCGTGCCCGATGTGCAGTGCGGCGATGGTGTGGGCCGGCATCACGCGGGTGGTCTACGCGGCGTCGTCCGCGGACTTCTCCCGGATACTCCCGGACGGTCCACGGTTCACTCTGGGCTGCTCCGACGTACTCGAATCCGCGAGCGTCGAGATCGAGGTCAGCGGACCGCATCTCGGCGACGAGGCGCTCGCACCGTTCCACCGCTTCCTCGACACGGACTGACCCTCGAACGCCGTCAGCCCCCGGCACGGAGGTGCCGGGGGCTGACGGACGTGTGTGCCGGGACTCAGCCGAGCTGCGAGACGACCCAGTCGATGCTCTTGGTGAGCTGCGAGACGTCCTCGGGATCGATCGCCGGGAACATGCCGACACGCAGCTGGTTGCGGCCCAGCTTGCGGTACGGCTCGGTGTCGACGACGCCGTTGGCGCGCAGGATCTTCGCCACCTGGGCCGCGTCGATCTTGTCGTCGAAGTCGATGGTGCCGACCACCTGCGAGCGGTGAGCGGGATCGGTGACGAACGGGGTGGCGTATTCGCTGGCCTCGGCCCACTGGTACAGGCGCGAGGACGAATCGGCGGTACGCGAGGTGGCCCAGTCGAGGCCGCCCTTGCCGTTCAGCCAGTCGATCTGGTTGGCGAGCAGCAGCAGCGTCGCGAGCGCCGGGGTGTTGTACGTCTGGTCCTTGGAGCTGTTGTCCACGGCGATGGGCAGCGACAGGAAGTCGGGGGTCCAGCGACCCGAGTCCTTGATCTCCGCGACGCGCTCGAGCGCCTTCGGGCTCATCAGTGCGATCCACAGGCCACCGTCGGCGGCGAAGCACTTCTGCGGGGCGAAGTAGTACACGTCGGCGTCGGCGACGTTCACCGGCAGGCCGCCGGCGCCGGACGTGGCGTCGATGGCGATGAGCGCATTCTCCGAGCCCGCGGGACGCGAGACGGGGATCGCGACACCGGTGGACGTCTCGTTGTGCGCCCAGCCGATGAGGTCGACGGACGGATCGGAGACCGGCTCGGGCGCACTGCCCGGGTCGGCGGAGACGACGATCGGGTCGCCGATGAACGGGTTGTTCTTCGCGACCGACGCGAACTTGGAGCTGAACTCACCGTTCGTGAGGTGCAGCGACTTCTCCCGGATCAGGCCGAACGCGGCCGCATCCCAGAACGCGGTGGTGCCGCCGTTGCCGAGCACCACCTCGTAGCCCTCGGGCAGGGAGAACAGATCGGCGAGGCCGGACCGCACGCTGGCGACGACGTCCTTGACAGGCTTCTGGCGGTGGCTGGTGCCGAACACCGAGGAGCCCACCTCGACCAGCGACTGCAGCTGTTCGGGCCGAACCTTGGACGGTCCGCAGCCGAAGCGTCCGTCGGCGGGCAGGAGGTCTGCGGGGATGATCGGTGTGGAGGTCATCGCTACTTTCTGTTCCTTACTGGTTCTGGCGGGGGAGACGGTCAGCTGGTGTGGGCGATCTGGTCCCAGCCCTCGACGGACTCGGGGGTGCGGGGCGCGGGTCCGGTGTAGATGGCGGCGGGGCGGACGAGCTTGCCGAGACGTTTCTGCTCGAGGATGTGGGCGCACCAGCCGGCGGTGCGGCCGCAGGTGAACATCGCGGGCATCATGTGC
This genomic interval carries:
- a CDS encoding AAA family ATPase produces the protein MSDSTPTVGSPAELARALDATGYLADDGVAMAAFLAIRMGRPLFCEGEPGTGKTSLAAALSEAFGLPLIRLQCHEGIDAAQALYDWDFPRQLLHLRTLEAASDGLLEADTVERSLYTERFLLARPLLRALTEAPCVLLVDEIDRADDEFEAFLLQVLDENAVTIPELGEVRAATPPLVVLTSNRTREVHDALKRRCLYHWLEHPDLAREVAILRRRIPGIGAELAGQVARAVHSLREMELLKPPGVAESLDWARALRELDRDVLDAETAAATLGAVLKYREDLERVARAGLDRLLAR
- the sepH gene encoding septation protein SepH, with protein sequence MRELRVIGLEPDGSHVVCADASTGEKFRLPADDKLRAASRGDIARLGQIEIEMDSQLRPREIQARIRAGASVEQVADEAGIPLAKVERFAYPVLLERSRAAEMAQGGHPVRDNGPAVPTLAEIVTQAFRARGHNIDDATWDAWRDEDNHWVAQLQWQAGRTTNAAHWRYQPDAHGGTIVALDDTAFDLIDPDFGRPLRGLAPVASDEPEQLELAEFPTEVEVPTIEPEEIIEADVTEEPEDEPAPSEEPAAPKIAPHQTNNKDKRGKPALPSWDDVLLGVRSSGR
- a CDS encoding DUF6928 family protein, which encodes MTVGAKVSTIWYVDVPDPAAVLRGHPEPDPGAAQQLASRLYPDLVATPTGPVPLAEAARLDSAGTVHIGSYPGVTVVCGPDLAVPRPSTLPETRVRPTEFAKTYYVASKPDIAWGSFAMWEDGHLTRSFSATPVHIHEDLGLPLVWERPFWAGDFPLKHPAGVLPDPQSLPFHPQQFAEGANREWLGFRYTGAPEDTETDPKALIVLGFTVHPPGEGPEVEPPAEVEQAEVEQPAPAPGPVAAPAPPTARKGGLLRRYFGF
- a CDS encoding TrmH family RNA methyltransferase, with the translated sequence MVHVIDITDPADTRLDDFRDLNSSDRRPDLPEGKGLVIAEGVLVAQRLLTSRFDPIALLGVDRRLEELTDDLAHVDVPFYRTTADVMAEVVGFHLNRGVLAAARRPAPLELPDVLEHTRTVAVLEGVNDHENLGSMFRNAAGLGVDAVVFGKGCADPLYRRAVRVSMGHVLRVPFAHVTKWPHDLDALRERGFQLISLTPNPEAVTLAEAMTGEKVALLLGAEGPGLTEHAMRATDIRARIPMAPGTDSLNVATAAAMAFYERVRTGR
- a CDS encoding DUF2537 domain-containing protein — its product is MLHPHSPYPQPTGTPWFTGLLVAGFAAVVVAVAIMAFGSQLARIHLALAVVLELVVVAGVAPSVWRLRRTPVWRWLVYGAAAGVVAGWTALLVGVA
- a CDS encoding GntR family transcriptional regulator, producing the protein MNGATDASAPKSLRETAYEELARRIVNLQLAPGQRLIERDLAAELQVSRIPLREALQQLQTDGLVVIVPRRGAIVAPFGVDEVRDLFDVRESLEVLAARLAAQRADDSHLTSLRDQLTAARSATARDDKPAIAAANAAFHAVIVEMSGSPLLQSMLQPLATRVQWLFHLTKERDPGQQCDEHAELYEAIAAGDADRAAEIAYRHVASGREPSLALAEHWSAPAIDPVEATRTRQRTPRRKGRSRNDEA
- a CDS encoding SDR family NAD(P)-dependent oxidoreductase, which encodes MKQLQGRTALVTGASGGLGRVVARALAREGVAVAVSGRREDRLAEVVGELRALGVRAEAVPADLNRLGELDSLVERAEAAVGPLDLLVNNAGVENVSAFTRLEPGELTAMVDVNLTAPLLLTRRVVPGMLGRGRGHVVFISSLAAKIGPAYCAPYAATKAGLIGLTQSLRAEYAGSPVGFSVVCPGFIAGDGMYQRMTERGIRAGRITGETSTDKVAAAVIRAIQRDRPEIVESGAPIRPLLALAQIAPGLVERAAARFGATAMFRRLSEDRGRVEPEG